The DNA region TAAGGCAGAATCCAAATCCTTGGTTCTGACTTTACTAGACCTCCTCAATCATCAGATCCTACATCCCATCCTATCATCGCTAGGGATCATGGGTACTCCCTTCCAGTGGTTCAAATCTTGTCTCTCCGAGAGATCCTTCAGGATGTTGTGGAAGGGTGcgcagtccacagctcaccagATTGTCACTGGGGTCCCTCAGGGATCAGTGCTTGGTCCACTCCGTTTTCCATCTACACATCGTCCTAAGGATCTATCATACAGGCACATGGCTTCTCCTACGACTGCTATGCTGATGAAACAGAGATCTTCTTCTCATTTCACCCTGTTGATCCCACCATAGCAGGACGTATTACAGCCTACTTAGAAGACATCTCAGCTTGGATGGAGAAACACCACCTCCAGCTGAACCTTGCTTGTTTTTCTGGTACATCCCACACTTCAGCACAACCTATCCATTTAACTTGGCAACACAATCATTTCTCCTTCAAAAATGGCAAGAAACCTTGGTGTAGTCTTTGATGACAAACTGTCCTTTTCTTATAACATTGCAAAGACAGCGCGATCATGCAATTTTGCATTATACAGTATCAGGAAGATAGCGCCATTCCTTACAGAGAGCATGCTGCACAACTACTGATTCAGGCCCTTGGAATCTCCAGGCTGgactaatgcaatgctcttcTTGCTGGCCTGTACGGTCTATTAAACCACTGCAATTAGTCCAGAGCACAGCAGCTCGGCTTATCTTCCAGGAGCCCAAAAGGGCTCATGTAATGTGCTCTTCATCTCTCTCCACTGGCTACCGATTGAAGCGCTTATCAGGCACAAGACGCTTCTACTCACTTACAGAACTTTCAATTGGACCGCACCAGCATAATTTCACACCTTCATACATTCCTACGCCCCATCCAGAACCATACATTCCGCAAATGGATGCGTTGCCTTGTGTTACTTTCACAAAGAGGCACTAAATCACGTTCACGCTCATTTCCCTTCACTTCTCCCTGCTGGTGGAATGATCTTCCTATTGCAATCTGGTCAGCCGCATCTTTTGCAACattcaaaaaacaattaaaaaaactaCTTTTCCAAAAATACCTGACATAGATATTGACCGCATTTCTTTATCTACTCccttttcagtaaaaaaaactctctttttctctcaaCGGGTATTGTTTCAGAATAGGGAAAACTTTTATCTTGTTATAAGCACCTTTTGTactattttgtacattttttatttatatactgtatatatagtttggtttcaaaatgtgataaacagcatttaattttttttttccatttaaaaaagatttttccatttatgcaaaatctgatatccgccatgttattctgtcatcttttctccctttttccctAACCGTgacaaacgccagtcctccttctctgcagaatgcaataaaacCGTGCACAGCGCATCATTCctcgcattgtaaacaacaatggcgccgcattaaatacacacagaatcctagttttcttcatctactttgtactttgtgtttaaaaaacaaacaaaaactaaatataaactttgatggcattgataaacctgtggtggttttctgtggcggggaaaaaacataattcataaaaattgaataatttacgtgagaggcactcgggcgaaggaaaatgccggctgttgcttgttctcacacgacagcatcaagcttctgtcatgctaacacattgaccacagggaatcttatgaaaaactttccattattttactctatCTGTACAGTCACTGACCCGGAAGTGCGAAACAAGCGGTTATTTAAAGCGACAGTGCCCTATTTTAATTAGTCAGTTTGACAATGATTTTTATCCAATCATGACTGTTGATACCACCAATATGCAAATGAAAATGTTAACCCAGGCCATAGGAATGCACATTGTAAAACgtcagattatgaatacccaggaTTATCTCTTAATGAACAGTGTGAAAACTGAAACAGATAACCCAGGATTCTGTTAACCTGGGGTTTAGATTAACCCAGGATTAACAATTTTAGGTGTGAAAAGAAGCCctaaagtaagtgttttgattaatgccattaatgcttattttttatcagtgtaccTATACCACTAGCCAACTAAATGAATATTGcctggcaaagatgaatgcacatttatatactgattcaatagatttacagcatttaaaaaaaacttgctatggatttattgcatgcatacatatatatatatatatatatataaaatatatatatatttaatttattgctGTATGCAGGGAAGCGTTCTCTCTTAATTTTCTAACTTATAAATgttggggaaagagttaaagtagtGAAAGTGAAAAGCCCAAATCCTTATACAGAAATCTTAAGAGACTCATGTTCAAATAAAATTCACCAGAAAAGTCTGTAATCGCAGTATTTTAGAGTCTGTCTGAGAGTATCAAGTGATGCTGACACCCACCAGATATATACAACCCAAGTCTGCAAGACCACAGAAAGTCACTGACTAAATTAACTAAAGCTAATCAAAGTAGTTTTTAGATATaaagagaagaagaagaggTGTTGTTTCTGTGCAGGACTGAGCTCAGTTGCTGAGCAACCGCCTCCTCCAGTACCTTGGAGATAAAGCACAGATGTGAAATAGACTGATAATTAAACAAACCATGAGGATCTACTTTCTTAATGAGGTGTTAAATGTCTGCAATTTCAAGATATCTTGCCATGTGTCTGTAGAAACATTGAGTTATTTAGATTTACCAACTTTTGCTGGGTCTTTAAACCGCATTGTAAGCGTACGTAGTATAGAACAgatgtgtgtttgttgcattCAGTTTGGCCAATTGGATCAAACATGCCAAGTTACTGTAAAATAAGGAGAGATTCTCGCAATTACTGCCTGGCCCCCTGTACTGACAttgtaaattacaaaaaaaaaaactgttggcAAAACAAAAAGATAATTGGACCTAcagtaaaaaaaggaaaaagccTAGGAAAAATATGTATGACACAACTCTTTCATTTCTAATTGAGAAATATATGTTTGTTGGGTCACATATGAATGCTATGTAAGACAACCAAAAACAATTTAAAGTTTGTAGTCTGATTTTGTCTGTTGTTGTTTTGGTGTTACTATACACCATTGACAGTATTTAATGTGAGAGAAACAGCACAACAGATGTGCACTGCATCAATGTTCTGATATACTCATCACTAAACTCAGTGAGTTTTCGGTAGCTTTCAAAAAGTCAGACAGCATAAAATCTGGGTTGTGCCAGAGCTATAAATCCTTGCAATTTGCATATATTTCACAAATGCTGAAGCTGACTCACACTTTCCACATGCATCACATTCAATGAATTTGGTCATTTTCACATTTTAGCATGGATTGTATAATCACATTGATGCACTCTTAaacaaatgctgggttatttttaacccagtatTGGGTTATAAGGGTCAAACTTACCACTAACTAACCCATACACAGAGTGTGAGAATGCCaacttatcttcaaatacctgtTACATGTGTTGTTCAGTAATAAATAATTGTTATGTTATCTTACCCATTAATATACTCATTCATCTGATGAACAATTCAAGCTGATCAAATGTCTGTCCTGTGTAACCacattatattttcttttttcatcAAAGCTGTGAAAATGCCATCTGAGAGAGCTAAAGATTTTAAATAAGAAGAAATGAATCCATTGCTGTATTTTTGTCATTTATAGTTTTATTGCACATGGGGCACAAGGGGGCGACAGAAATCCCTATTATAGAAAGAAAAAGCATGTACGGTATATACTCTTTGTTATTTGAATAACCTTAATTtcatataaaataatacataataGCTTGAAGGCTTTAAAATGAGACTTTTTAAATGCCTATTTATTAATATCTGCCATATTTTATTGTCTTAAACTATAGTCTAAATTAGCAATTAGGTCCTGTCTCGTGTTTCCCCAGTACATGTCTCTTATTTTGAAGTGATGTCGCCATGTTTGTAGTCCTTTGTAGTTTTTTTGTTCCATTGGTCCTTGTCTGATTGTTTTCCCATGTCTTGTTATCTTGTTAACCCATGTGTATATATTGCACTTGTGTTTGAGTATTGTTTCATTGTAATGTTGGTTTTGTACCTCTCCTGTATCTTGTTTTGAATCTACTGTATATGGATCCACTGCCTCTCTCAATCATTACATAAATAGTGtatatttttgttcattttagaTTCCGATCAGTTAGGTTTGTATACACTTGTGTTTTCGaaaacatgaaaatatttatatcgtttttttttttatttgtcataTACTAAACATAGCTTACAGAAAATACACTGTATAATTAATCATAAAAGTCAGACAGCATGGGAATTTATGCTGCATAATTAGAGTAAGAAAGACAACTTTTATTGTTGAAGGTTAAAACCTGCAGTCTAATTCTTATAACACTCAAATCTCTTAATCATTGAATTGTTCATCAGATAAATAAGTATATTAATGGGTAAGATAATGTATCAATTATGAACGCATGTAACAGATGTTTGAAGATAATTAGTTGTCATTCTCACACTCGTGCATAGGTTAAGTAACAACCCAGTGGGTTGGGTTTAACCCTTTTTCACCCAACGCTATACAGTACAATTCATGCTAAAATGTGACAATGTCCAATTTTGTTGGATGTGTTGCGCGTGGAAAGTGCGAGTCAGCTGCAGCATAATggctttttataaaatatattcaagTTGCAAAGATTTTTAGCTCTGGCACAACCCAGATTTTATGCTGTCTTACTATGtgtataattaattatacaGTGCATTatctatacatttttaataatcatataattataatttcaacttatcacaagccaaaatttaaaaaagtaggtggaattgacttgcaaaagaagttgttttaacttaccAAAACTCTGAATTGCTGACTGTTAAaattttgttacattttatttatttatttattatctgTACTGTACCGCTTTCTGAGATAATATAGTTCCAAGAGTAGCATAGTTTTTGTTACTTTATTAAGTGCTTCATCAGTCGAACTAGCAAAACCAACATTTatctatttacttatttatatatttgtcaACAGTGCAAAACAGACATTCAGAAGACTTCATTGCTTGTGCATTTATAATGTTAATATAGTCTTTAATCTTTCAGCAGAATTATGTTTGTGTTCATTTGTGCTCTTGGTGTTAGCGTGAGACTATAGGGTTAAATGGAAGACATGTCTGCTTCAGTACAGATCATGTGTTCATGCCACAGAGGATGTGGTAGCTGTGTTTCAGACATTGATAACTAGCCAACAATGAGAAGTGGGTCAAAAAGCACATCATAATGCTCTGTTGATGGAAAATGGGGGTGCATGTTTAATTTGATCCATTCTTCGCAAGAAAACTATTCTTCTGGACCTTGaaggttgttttatttttgttatttatatttatgtaaccTGTTACAAATTTGTGCGGGACCTTATGTGCCAAGTGATGTTGTATCTTGTTATCGCATTTTTTATTTTCCCAGGTAAGcctatattcattaataatTCATTAAGTATGAAGCATAGAAACTCACTTTACATGAAATGTGCactctttttttgttgttggaCAGCATATGAAACTCATGGTATTGTGTCATGTGTGATGACAAGTCCGGTCCAAAGAGTTTATGTTGGAGAAGATGTCTATTTGTTCTGCAATTTCACCCAGTGTCCTAGACCTCGCAACCTAATGGTTCTTAATGTGGAGTGGGGATTTCAGGTAGACACTTAATTCAGTACTACACAATACAGGttcaacacaaacacaacactaATATTCTTTGTCCTCATTTTACAAAACAGAATAGTTCATCTGACTTCACAACAATCATCTACAACATTGGAAATCACACTTCAGCAAGAACTGGTGTGCTGTTTCGGGGAAATGTAGAGCTGGGCAGTTTTGATATTCTCCTCCATTCTGTGAAACGTGAGAACAATGGAACTTACCAGTGCAAATATCGACAAGATGGCATTTTctacaaaaatataacaaagcTTACTGTCCACTCAGGTAATAGAGCTGTTTCGTTACATTTATTactttatttgatattttttaaagggtacctcGGCTATGAAGACTATATTTGCCTTCTACCACTACAACAAATATAAAAtccacactgtaaaataaaatgaagttgactatATTATACAACCCTGTATCatgaaattatgtacctatagttacgtaaatttgtgagtctttAGCGTGACACTGACACGCTTTTCCACCTTTTTTCATGAACATgtcacgcatttctgtttacgtgtcactatcaggtatttgttactcaactgttttacatttttaaaccattgatgcttcggtttagggttagatttggtgtttgtcactttaaatattggtttatatctttttttcatggttattttttatattttatgagttgggtttggttaaggatgtaattttatgtaaatctaaccctaaaccgaagcgacaatggtaagaaaataggacaaaacagttgagtaacaaatatgTGACAGTGAATcgtaaacagaaatgcgtgacatgttcacgcaaaaaggcaGAAAACCATGTCAGTGTCACGCTTAGGACTCACAAATTTacatgactataggtacataatttcatGATACTGGGTTAATATTACAACatataacaactcatctttaATGATGTTTTAAGATAAATACAGTAATAGTAGTTATAACAATATATGTTCTGTAAAATCACTTTTATGGCAaggaaaaggttattagtccgTAATTAAAATGGCATAATTCCACAAAATGGAGTAACTTCATTGGTTTTAAATTTGTCTTTTggtgcaaaaccctctaagaacatgcaagctttttgagAAAAATATCTCTACTTCTGCGTCTCCAGTCACATTACTGTTCTTTCTGTATGAAAGtaaaaggaaaaatattgtGTAAATATTCGAACATATTCAGTAAACCTCCTTTAACCGGGTAAAACCTTTGCAGCTACACAATTGACATCTGACATACTTGCGCCGTCGTTCATCCAATTCTTCTTCCGTGTACTTAAAGGactaattatatataaataaactctTCTCTTTTATGCAAGTCTGTTCAACTCATATTGTAAGTTTGCATACTGTGCTTTTTAACTCGTTTTGGTAACgtgataaaagtgtctgctaaatgaataaaagtttattgtaatgtaaatgtaactgGCATGAAAAAGTAAATGATTACATATCATAATAAAACTCTCTTTCAAAAAGTAGGCTACAGCTTTGCACCAAAAGACTTTTTATTAGTACCTCAATGGTACATAttaatacatatttgtacctaatgGAACATAATTAGGAATTTTTTTAGGTGTACCACCGTAGCTAGGGAACATGTTTTGGCCATTGTTTTCTAGTAATAGTTCATTCAATGGTAAAACAACTTGTTTCACTCATGTTAGACCAATGTACATGATACAAAGAGTTATTTTCATCAGTGTATGCTAATCTGAAGTGGTCTAAGTTTAATTTTAGGTGTTCAAAAATGAATCTGATGTCTACTTTTTGTACTACTCAGCTACACAGACCAGAAGAAACAGTCCCGGTGCGAACAATATACAGGTAGAGATAAATTCATCTTGGTGGTTGGCCCTGATCTCTGTGGCTGCAATTGTGCTTCTCATTGTTGCAGTATTTTTGGGGAGGCTTCTCCGGCGAAATGATGTCTCAATGTGCGTATGTCACTGTAAACACTTGCACGCAGGGTGCAGATATATCAGGTGGTTGGAGATATTTCTACATGGTTTTATCTTTTGTATTTTCTAGGCAAGAAATAGAAGAAGTTGAAACCAGAAGTGACACTGCTGACATTAGATGCAAGGTAACATACTATCATTGAAACTTCCATATTCTCTGCTCTTATTTCTTTCATGTTTCTACTTGCTTACACATTAATTTAAAGTCTGTCAATAAATGTTTCTTACAGGCATTAGGCATTTTGCATCTAAAAACCTTTCCTGGGTTGTATGGGTTTTAGGAATAAGTGTAGACCAGGTGGTTCATCGGTTACCcattcatgtttttatttatttctaatgcttgtttgtgaaaaaaaataaacatttacaggcAATACGTTAACTGAAAGCTTAATCCAAAAACTCTACACTGAACAATATTTTGTGATGGCAAAACTTAAGcaataatgttttaataatatttgCAGGAAGTGAATATTAAATAATGCAAGATCAAAATGATTTAATCATAATATTTATGTAAATAGTTGCTGGCcccttttaaataatttttaatgcatacattttctgtcctactttattttaaaacaaattagtTCGGACAGTTTATTTTCAGACAtgacaaatattttatttgtaggCCACATTTTCGGGCATGTGCTTATAAGATGGATGTTGCTTAATCAAGTTTGTTTCATAACACAGGTCACAAACAATTCTGTATCTGTAGGACACACAGAAAGTCAACCCATAACTAACAATGCAGACAACATCTATGTCACCATGGTATGTAAGACTTACagcaaaaaaagtaaattatgtCAAATTTGTGAATACATGATCGTCATACCACTTCAGTTGTGCCTTCCTTCGTTCAGCTTAACTTAAAAGAAGAtttctagaaaaaaaataccatatagCTGTTGGTTTATGCAATGCAAAGAAAGAGGTCCCAAAACGCTGATGCTTCATAAAGCACATAAAGTCTTCTTAAAAATAATCCATACGATTCCAGTgcattaaaaacataaaaaaattaaataaatatttgcaaAATCTTTCTTGAATTATATTGCCTTCACAATCAATTTGTATAGGCCTATCTCCACACAAATCAAGTATGTTGGCATGTCAatgattaattttattttattttattttgtgtgtgtgtgtgtgtgtgtgtgtgtgtgtgcgtgcgtgcgtgcgtgcgtgcgtgcatgcgtgtgtgtgtgtgtttataaaccCAGGTCACAAACAATTCTGCACCTGTGGAAAACATGACCAGCAAACCCAACTCTTCCAATGCAGAAAACATCTATGTTACCATGGTATGCAAAATATTCATCATGTTGGCTTGAAATCATGATGatttaatgctaaaacattgtagctttatattaaattgTGCTAGCCATGCTAAAACATGCTagattcatgttaaattatgttAAATCATTTTAACCTCATGTTAAAATATGCTGGTttcatgctgaatcatgctgGCCTCATGATAGCTGCATGGAACTgtagctagcttcatgctaaaacatgctagctttatgtaaACCATAGTAGCCATGCTAAAACATGCTAGCCTTATGCTAAATtgtgttaacatcatgttacttgttaaatcatgctggcttcatgatagcttcattctaaatcatgctagcttaatgctaaaacatgttagctttatttaaaattatggtaaccctgctaatcatgctagtctTGTGCTAAATtgtagctgtgtcccaattcaagggctgcaaccttataatgagaccttaaaaggtgagcactctgtctttcaaggtggaagcctcagaagttcgcgaagagaactgaaatgagacggtcttaccttcggaggacccataattggcgtcacctgctgcacgcgcccaccgcgcctgtcagcaggacacagcggacgtttctgacttattaaaataaatatgaaatcagaaaaatattaatttattttagaaaatatgacacgttgatgtagattaagctattcaacaatatatcaaattaatcaaccttaggaCCGGCTGCGTGGCTTGTCTGTTGCGTGTCTTTTGCATGTCAGCTGCGTGGCGTTTTCTATGCCCTTGCCTACCAGAACCATTTCTGACACAGAGCTGCTGCTGTTAGCCTATGTATGTTTCCTATTGATAAACTGACCTGACGCTTCCAAGACGCTTGCTTGTGGGGTGAAAAATAGGCGTCGGTCCTATTTCTAGGATGCGCGCGTTTTCGGCGCGGCTCGAGCCACGCCTGAGACGTGCGTGTCATGCAGGCGGTGTGCACGGTCAAACCTGCTAACATGGAAGCCTAAATAAAAATGGACACCCCACGCAGCTGAGACGCTCACGCCACACATCTGGTGTGAATCGGCTCttagaaatatacgcaacataaaaagaataatattaacacaaaacataacttataatacaaACAGtaacaagaaaaaatgttttctgataaatacacttttatttaataaaggttttaattgtttattttagaatatccagcCATTATATTCAGCCGTTGCAGACGCGCAATGACTCTTGGGATAacctcggctgttaaggatccattcgttaaaaccgcggagaaatgaggacgcattttgaggcttcattctaagcatcctttga from Paramisgurnus dabryanus chromosome 8, PD_genome_1.1, whole genome shotgun sequence includes:
- the LOC135771350 gene encoding uncharacterized protein isoform X2, with product MCQVMLYLVIAFFIFPAYETHGIVSCVMTSPVQRVYVGEDVYLFCNFTQCPRPRNLMVLNVEWGFQNSSSDFTTIIYNIGNHTSARTGVLFRGNVELGSFDILLHSVKRENNGTYQCKYRQDGIFYKNITKLTVHSATQTRRNSPGANNIQVEINSSWWLALISVAAIVLLIVAVFLGRLLRRNDVSMQEIEEVETRSDTADIRCKVTNNSVSVGHTESQPITNNADNIYVTMVTNNSAPVENMTSKPNSSNAENIYVTMGYCRNMAVTSI
- the LOC135771350 gene encoding uncharacterized protein isoform X1 produces the protein MCQVMLYLVIAFFIFPAYETHGIVSCVMTSPVQRVYVGEDVYLFCNFTQCPRPRNLMVLNVEWGFQNSSSDFTTIIYNIGNHTSARTGVLFRGNVELGSFDILLHSVKRENNGTYQCKYRQDGIFYKNITKLTVHSATQTRRNSPGANNIQVEINSSWWLALISVAAIVLLIVAVFLGRLLRRNDVSMQEIEEVETRSDTADIRCKVTNNSVSVGHTESQPITNNADNIYVTMVTNNSAPVENMTSKPNSSNAENIYVTMHGFQVTTDAPGQDGGDV
- the LOC135771350 gene encoding uncharacterized protein isoform X3, yielding MTSPVQRVYVGEDVYLFCNFTQCPRPRNLMVLNVEWGFQNSSSDFTTIIYNIGNHTSARTGVLFRGNVELGSFDILLHSVKRENNGTYQCKYRQDGIFYKNITKLTVHSATQTRRNSPGANNIQVEINSSWWLALISVAAIVLLIVAVFLGRLLRRNDVSMQEIEEVETRSDTADIRCKVTNNSVSVGHTESQPITNNADNIYVTMVTNNSAPVENMTSKPNSSNAENIYVTMHGFQVTTDAPGQDGGDV